Proteins from one Mesotoga infera genomic window:
- a CDS encoding cobalamin B12-binding domain-containing protein gives MMRRLKVLVAKPGLDGHDRGAKVVAMALRDAGMEVIYTGLRQSADEVVKAALQEDVDVIGLSILSGAHMRICEKVLNLMKEKGIDEKPVFVGGIIPAEDALELKKMGIFEVFGPGTPLKAIVDSIKGAIDK, from the coding sequence ATGATGAGAAGATTAAAGGTGCTCGTTGCAAAGCCGGGACTCGACGGACACGACAGGGGTGCAAAAGTGGTGGCGATGGCACTCAGGGATGCTGGCATGGAAGTGATATACACCGGCCTCAGGCAATCGGCAGACGAAGTTGTGAAGGCCGCCCTCCAGGAAGACGTAGATGTCATTGGTCTCTCAATCCTTTCAGGTGCACACATGAGAATCTGCGAGAAGGTTCTAAATCTTATGAAAGAAAAGGGGATAGACGAAAAACCCGTCTTTGTAGGAGGCATAATACCGGCTGAAGACGCTCTAGAACTCAAGAAGATGGGAATTTTCGAAGTCTTCGGTCCAGGAACGCCTTTGAAGGCGATAGTCGATTCGATAAAAGGTGCCATAGATAAATGA
- the meaB gene encoding methylmalonyl Co-A mutase-associated GTPase MeaB: MSEGLSYANQLAISRTLTRIENDRSVAREIIGSLEERDYHVVGITGSPGAGKSTLTDRLALLSSKEKRTAIIAIDPSSPFTGGAFLGDRIRMKRSTKSEEIFVRSMASRGKVGGLSPSIYDAVEFLGRSGFDRIFVETVGAGQSETDIENLADVVLLVLAPGMGDDVQTMKAGIMEIGDIFAVNKMDLPGASQLAAKTEAILEMSGRKLPIVLTNSINGQGVEELHSLIEKALEELDSSGAIEEKRRRRTLYNNLNSVYQIIMEDFSENAKLEELMNYLLENRRLSDES; the protein is encoded by the coding sequence ATGAGCGAAGGGCTTTCTTATGCAAATCAGCTCGCCATTTCCAGAACTTTGACCAGAATAGAAAACGACAGATCGGTAGCCAGAGAGATCATCGGTTCGCTGGAAGAGAGAGATTATCACGTTGTGGGTATCACAGGCAGCCCCGGTGCCGGGAAATCTACCCTTACCGATCGACTTGCCCTCTTGAGTTCTAAAGAAAAAAGAACGGCGATAATTGCCATCGATCCTTCCAGTCCCTTCACGGGCGGAGCCTTCCTGGGAGACAGGATAAGGATGAAGCGCTCCACCAAGAGCGAAGAGATATTCGTGAGATCTATGGCCAGCCGTGGTAAGGTTGGAGGCCTAAGCCCTTCGATCTACGATGCCGTCGAGTTCCTCGGCCGGAGCGGGTTCGACAGAATTTTCGTTGAAACGGTCGGAGCCGGTCAGTCCGAGACGGATATTGAGAATCTGGCCGATGTAGTTCTGCTGGTTTTGGCTCCAGGTATGGGAGACGATGTTCAAACTATGAAGGCGGGAATAATGGAGATCGGAGATATCTTCGCCGTGAACAAAATGGACCTGCCCGGAGCGTCACAGCTGGCAGCTAAGACAGAAGCCATTCTTGAAATGAGCGGCAGAAAGCTTCCAATAGTTCTTACAAATTCAATCAACGGTCAGGGAGTGGAAGAGCTTCACAGCCTTATCGAAAAAGCTCTTGAAGAACTAGATAGCAGCGGAGCGATCGAAGAGAAAAGGCGCCGGCGTACACTTTACAATAATTTGAACAGCGTGTACCAGATCATAATGGAAGACTTCTCGGAAAATGCTAAACTCGAAGAGTTAATGAATTATCTTCTAGAAAACAGGAGGTTATCTGATGAGAGCTGA